From Roseibium alexandrii DFL-11, the proteins below share one genomic window:
- a CDS encoding GNAT family N-acetyltransferase yields the protein MTSSISPDNEQPQKPGAGDAETTLSIRLLSSLADVPADKWDAVANPGWLLSQGGKLTRTPGAGESQDLTSTLAPEADSFSEETDFNPFLSHAFLEALEASGCATRQTGWMPRHMVLEDGNGAVLGAVPAYLKSHSQGEYVFDHGWADAFYRAGGDYYPKLQISVPFTPATGRRFLTSPDINREAGLQALAAGLVQVCQRTGASSVHATFLTKPEWQSLGDLGYLRRTDQQFHWDNNGYDTFDQFLGDLASRKRKAIKKERREALSAEGLEIEWVTGSDLTEAHWDAFYGFYMDTGARKWGRPYLNRAFFSLISERMADRILLVLAKRNGRYVAGALNFIGSETLFGRHWGCTEHHPFLHFELCYYQAIDFAISKGLKRVEAGAQGAHKLARGYLPQTTYSAHWIAHEGLHDAVADFLEQERRAVQRENEALAEHAPFRKDS from the coding sequence ATGACGTCTTCTATTTCACCGGACAATGAACAGCCGCAAAAACCTGGCGCCGGTGACGCGGAGACGACACTTTCCATTAGACTTCTGTCGTCCCTGGCAGATGTGCCAGCTGACAAATGGGATGCGGTTGCCAATCCCGGCTGGCTCCTCAGCCAAGGTGGAAAGCTGACACGCACACCGGGCGCTGGTGAGTCTCAAGATCTCACTTCCACCCTAGCCCCTGAAGCTGATTCATTTTCTGAAGAAACAGACTTCAACCCCTTCTTGTCTCACGCCTTTCTGGAAGCACTGGAGGCGTCCGGCTGCGCGACACGCCAGACAGGCTGGATGCCCCGGCACATGGTGCTGGAGGATGGTAACGGCGCGGTTCTTGGAGCTGTTCCCGCTTACCTGAAAAGCCACTCCCAGGGCGAATATGTCTTCGATCATGGCTGGGCCGATGCATTCTACCGGGCTGGTGGCGACTATTATCCAAAACTCCAGATATCGGTCCCTTTTACTCCGGCTACAGGCCGCCGGTTTCTGACCAGCCCTGACATCAACCGGGAAGCCGGGCTGCAGGCACTCGCGGCTGGCCTTGTACAGGTTTGCCAACGCACCGGCGCCTCCTCGGTCCACGCGACTTTTTTGACAAAACCGGAATGGCAGTCACTTGGTGACCTCGGCTATCTGCGGCGCACGGATCAGCAGTTCCACTGGGACAACAACGGCTACGACACCTTCGACCAGTTTCTTGGTGACCTCGCCTCGCGCAAACGCAAGGCAATCAAAAAGGAACGCCGCGAAGCACTCAGCGCTGAAGGCCTCGAAATCGAATGGGTTACCGGCAGCGATTTGACCGAGGCCCATTGGGATGCGTTTTACGGATTTTACATGGATACGGGCGCCCGCAAGTGGGGCCGCCCTTATCTCAATCGTGCTTTCTTTTCGCTGATCAGTGAACGGATGGCCGACCGCATTCTTCTGGTTCTGGCAAAACGCAACGGCCGGTATGTGGCCGGAGCCCTCAACTTCATCGGATCGGAAACCCTTTTCGGTCGCCATTGGGGCTGCACCGAACACCATCCGTTTCTGCATTTTGAGCTGTGTTATTATCAGGCAATCGATTTTGCCATTTCCAAAGGACTGAAACGCGTCGAAGCCGGTGCTCAGGGAGCGCACAAGCTCGCGCGCGGTTATCTGCCGCAAACGACCTATTCGGCCCACTGGATTGCTCATGAGGGCCTTCACGACGCAGTTGCGGACTTTCTGGAGCAGGAGCGGCGCGCGGTTCAGCGGGAAAACGAAGCGCTGGCTGAGCATGCCCCCTTCCGGAAAGACAGCTGA
- a CDS encoding glycerophosphodiester phosphodiesterase family protein has protein sequence MSPELAAIFARPIAHRGYHDASNGIIENTPTAIQQAVDKDYGIEVDVQQTSNGEALVFHDDDLDRLADGSGPVSGLSSADLVKLQMRTGTDHLWLLQDLFDLVDGRVPLVVEIKSLLRRDAQGDFVRRVVDQVDAYKGPACIKTFDPDMLAVAKEHNNSVLRGIVADAARPGPDYTRHSRMDRFILRHLLHFPRTSPHFISYGVNDLPSPGPSMMKKVFKTPIMAWTVRTPGQLEVAKRFADQIVFEGFDPDQ, from the coding sequence ATGTCACCAGAACTTGCCGCCATTTTCGCCCGGCCAATCGCGCACCGGGGGTATCACGATGCCAGCAACGGCATCATCGAAAACACTCCAACCGCAATCCAGCAGGCTGTGGACAAGGATTACGGGATTGAAGTTGACGTTCAGCAGACCAGTAATGGTGAAGCGCTCGTCTTTCACGACGATGACCTGGATCGTCTCGCAGATGGCAGTGGGCCGGTTTCCGGGCTGTCTTCAGCAGATCTCGTCAAACTGCAAATGCGCACGGGCACAGACCACTTATGGCTGCTCCAGGATCTTTTTGATCTGGTGGATGGCCGCGTGCCGCTGGTTGTCGAAATCAAGTCCTTGCTCCGGCGCGATGCGCAAGGTGACTTTGTCCGCCGCGTTGTTGATCAGGTCGATGCCTACAAAGGACCAGCCTGCATCAAGACCTTTGATCCGGACATGTTGGCAGTGGCAAAGGAGCACAACAATTCCGTCCTCCGCGGGATTGTGGCAGATGCGGCCCGCCCCGGCCCGGACTACACACGCCACAGCCGGATGGACCGTTTCATTTTGCGCCATCTGCTCCACTTTCCACGCACAAGTCCGCACTTCATCTCCTATGGCGTCAACGATTTGCCGAGCCCCGGCCCCAGCATGATGAAAAAGGTTTTCAAGACACCAATCATGGCCTGGACGGTCCGGACACCGGGACAGTTGGAAGTCGCAAAACGGTTTGCCGATCAAATCGTCTTTGAGGGCTTCGATCCGGATCAATAA
- a CDS encoding RidA family protein, whose amino-acid sequence MTSKTEARLAELGITLPDAAAPAANYVPFVKTGNQLFISGQLPMDSGAIAVTGKLGDGLEVEDGQKAAKLCAINLLAQAKAATGDLDKVVRLVKIVGFVNSTGDFTDQPKVINGASDFLVEAMGDSGRHARSAVSAASLPFGAAVEIEAIFEIAD is encoded by the coding sequence ATGACCAGCAAAACCGAAGCCCGCTTGGCCGAACTCGGCATCACACTTCCAGATGCCGCCGCACCAGCTGCCAACTACGTGCCTTTTGTCAAGACCGGCAATCAGCTGTTCATTTCCGGCCAGCTGCCGATGGACAGCGGTGCCATCGCCGTGACCGGCAAGCTTGGCGACGGCCTTGAAGTTGAAGACGGACAGAAAGCTGCAAAACTCTGTGCCATCAATCTCCTCGCACAGGCAAAGGCGGCAACTGGGGACCTGGACAAAGTGGTTCGCCTGGTCAAGATCGTTGGTTTTGTGAACTCAACGGGTGATTTCACCGACCAGCCGAAGGTGATCAATGGTGCGTCCGATTTCCTGGTTGAGGCTATGGGAGACAGTGGCCGCCATGCACGTTCCGCAGTCAGCGCTGCCTCACTTCCGTTTGGCGCCGCAGTTGAAATCGAAGCCATTTTCGAGATCGCGGACTAA
- a CDS encoding cell envelope integrity EipB family protein encodes MRRTVSDRAFETAFLFKCAVAAIVVVTFGASEAAAKVAGIQLAPHRAVYDMKLSDTEQQSGIAGLSGRMVYEFSGNACEGYSVNFRFVTEFRDLSGGSQVTDLQTTSFEGPDAESYQFLSKTYVDQKLVESSRGLARTETGLKAVELKEPDEKSLQIGQDVQFPTEHLMNIVKTAQDGGHFTASDIYDGAETGDKVFGTTAVIGAKAVGIVPEIDGERQDALDAVASWPVTVAYFDPSTQENSGEQTPVYQLSFRLFENGVSDKLVLDYGDFKIAGTMTALELRDLTDKSDCE; translated from the coding sequence ATGCGGCGAACCGTTTCAGACCGGGCTTTTGAAACTGCTTTTCTATTTAAGTGCGCTGTGGCGGCCATCGTGGTTGTCACTTTTGGTGCCAGTGAAGCAGCTGCCAAAGTGGCGGGCATACAGCTTGCCCCGCATAGAGCTGTCTATGACATGAAGCTTTCCGATACCGAGCAACAGTCCGGGATTGCAGGTCTCTCCGGACGCATGGTCTATGAGTTTTCAGGCAATGCTTGCGAAGGGTACAGCGTCAATTTCCGGTTTGTCACCGAGTTCCGGGATCTGAGTGGTGGCTCTCAGGTAACAGATCTTCAGACCACGTCGTTCGAGGGCCCGGATGCAGAGAGTTACCAATTTCTGTCCAAGACCTATGTCGATCAGAAACTGGTCGAATCGAGCCGGGGACTGGCGCGGACTGAAACGGGCTTGAAGGCGGTCGAACTGAAAGAACCGGACGAAAAGTCTCTGCAGATCGGCCAAGATGTTCAGTTTCCAACAGAGCACCTGATGAACATCGTAAAGACCGCGCAAGATGGCGGGCATTTCACCGCAAGCGACATTTATGATGGTGCAGAAACAGGAGACAAAGTCTTTGGGACCACTGCCGTCATCGGTGCCAAAGCCGTAGGCATTGTGCCGGAAATTGATGGCGAACGGCAGGACGCCTTGGATGCTGTTGCATCCTGGCCGGTGACCGTTGCTTATTTCGATCCCTCCACGCAGGAAAATTCCGGCGAACAGACACCCGTCTACCAGTTGTCCTTCAGGCTGTTTGAAAACGGTGTGAGCGATAAACTTGTTCTGGATTACGGCGATTTCAAAATTGCCGGAACCATGACGGCGCTGGAACTTCGAGATCTGACCGACAAATCTGACTGCGAGTAA
- a CDS encoding DNA polymerase IV translates to MTEEPKALCRDCGARAPQHVSRCPSCGSPRLLAHPELDMLSIAHIDCDAFYASVEKRDNPELQDKPVIIGGGQRGVVSTCCYIARISGVRSAMPMFKAMEACPEAVVIKPNMEKYSRVGKEIRSRMQALTPLVEPLSIDEAFLDLTGTERLHHASAAETLAKFIRDIEADIGISASVGLAPNKFLAKLASDLEKPRGFSVIGAAEAEQRLAPMPVGKIWGVGKVFQTKLDRDGIRTIGQLQTMDANTLARRYGSIGLRLAHLSHGDDSRDVTPSRGAKSVSTETTFRTDISDFHVLKPILRDLSEKVSFRLKKSELAGRGITLKLKTSEFKTITRARHLTDPTQLADKIFDAGVALLEAETDGRRFRLIGIGVNDISDASQADPEDLLDATSGRKKKAELAIDKLRGKFGNSAVELGLTHAAKQARKAAEDK, encoded by the coding sequence ATGACAGAAGAGCCAAAAGCCCTGTGCCGGGATTGCGGCGCACGCGCCCCGCAGCATGTAAGCCGCTGTCCGTCTTGCGGCAGCCCGAGGCTTTTGGCGCACCCGGAGCTCGACATGCTGTCGATTGCCCACATCGACTGCGATGCGTTTTACGCCTCGGTTGAAAAACGCGACAATCCGGAACTCCAGGACAAGCCCGTGATCATCGGCGGCGGTCAGCGGGGCGTTGTGTCGACCTGCTGTTATATCGCTCGCATCTCCGGCGTTCGCTCCGCCATGCCGATGTTCAAGGCCATGGAAGCGTGTCCCGAGGCCGTGGTGATCAAGCCGAATATGGAAAAATACTCAAGGGTCGGCAAGGAAATCCGCAGCCGCATGCAAGCCTTGACTCCGCTGGTCGAACCCTTGTCGATCGACGAGGCCTTTCTTGACCTCACCGGTACAGAGCGCCTCCACCATGCAAGCGCTGCCGAAACGCTCGCCAAGTTCATCCGAGACATTGAAGCTGATATCGGCATCTCGGCGAGCGTCGGCCTTGCGCCCAACAAATTCCTCGCGAAGCTCGCCTCGGATTTGGAAAAGCCACGGGGATTTTCCGTGATTGGTGCAGCAGAAGCGGAACAGCGCCTTGCACCAATGCCCGTCGGCAAGATTTGGGGTGTTGGGAAAGTCTTCCAAACGAAACTGGACCGTGACGGCATACGAACGATCGGCCAACTCCAAACCATGGATGCCAACACCTTGGCCCGGCGGTATGGTTCTATCGGGCTGCGCTTGGCGCACCTCTCCCATGGCGACGACAGCCGTGACGTGACCCCTTCGCGCGGCGCGAAAAGCGTTTCCACCGAAACCACCTTCAGGACAGATATATCGGACTTCCATGTCCTGAAACCGATCTTGCGAGACTTGTCTGAAAAGGTGTCCTTCCGCCTGAAAAAATCGGAGCTTGCAGGCCGCGGCATCACACTCAAACTCAAAACCTCTGAGTTCAAAACGATCACGCGCGCGCGGCATTTGACCGACCCGACGCAGCTGGCGGACAAGATATTTGATGCAGGGGTTGCCCTCTTGGAGGCGGAAACAGATGGGCGCCGCTTCCGTCTGATCGGCATTGGGGTCAACGACATCTCAGATGCCTCTCAAGCGGATCCAGAGGACCTTCTCGATGCAACGTCGGGACGGAAGAAAAAGGCAGAACTTGCCATCGACAAACTGCGCGGCAAGTTCGGCAACTCAGCTGTCGAGCTTGGCTTGACACATGCCGCGAAACAGGCACGCAAAGCCGCCGAAGACAAGTAG
- a CDS encoding DUF3572 domain-containing protein: MSVEEAQGIATQALVQLSQDPEQVGRFLAFSGIGPDQIRDAASEPGFLAGVLEFYMMDEALLLAFCENAGLRPTMMAAARYALAGGPEYDA, from the coding sequence TTGAGTGTTGAAGAAGCTCAGGGAATTGCGACGCAAGCCCTTGTGCAGCTCAGCCAAGACCCTGAACAGGTCGGCCGGTTTTTAGCCTTTTCCGGCATTGGCCCGGACCAAATCCGGGACGCTGCAAGCGAGCCCGGGTTCCTGGCCGGCGTCCTTGAATTTTACATGATGGACGAAGCGCTTCTCCTTGCCTTTTGCGAAAATGCCGGCCTACGTCCGACGATGATGGCAGCCGCTCGCTATGCCTTGGCCGGAGGTCCTGAGTACGATGCCTGA
- a CDS encoding response regulator, protein MAKTVLIVEDNELNMKLFHDLLEAHGFDTLQTRTGIEALKLARENRPDLILMDIQLPEVSGLEVTKWIKEDESIASIPVVAVTAFAMKGDEERIRQGGCEAYISKPISVSKFLDTVKSFLGEP, encoded by the coding sequence ATGGCGAAAACCGTGTTGATCGTGGAAGATAACGAGTTGAACATGAAGTTGTTTCATGACCTGCTCGAAGCACACGGTTTTGATACGCTTCAAACAAGAACTGGCATTGAAGCATTAAAACTGGCGCGCGAAAACCGGCCTGATCTCATCCTCATGGATATTCAGCTGCCCGAAGTCTCCGGCCTTGAAGTGACCAAGTGGATCAAGGAAGACGAGAGTATTGCGTCGATTCCAGTTGTTGCTGTCACTGCTTTTGCCATGAAGGGGGATGAAGAGCGTATCCGCCAAGGCGGCTGTGAAGCCTACATATCCAAACCAATTTCGGTTTCCAAATTCCTTGATACGGTCAAGTCGTTCCTTGGTGAGCCTTAA
- a CDS encoding methyl-accepting chemotaxis protein — MIKRLSSLSVTASLALASAALLTLSMLVVGGIVYQVAANQAEQTAVGKQAANLRVAATIMARDIEGTKVSWRGDGDVQRIELAEIPEFANHDMIDTIGRMTGETATVFAWEADSQDFWRKSTNIIKGDGNRAVGTPLGKKGAVYPVVTKGETFHGQATILGKDYYTVYEPIFTPGGDIIGILYAGVEKAAVQANVSEIMSRFTMLALPVVLIALGLLVFLIQRQLRPVTELASVTEQIAEDNLTIDIPFADRTDQIGILANALSTLRKKAEERAVLSSQREHSEAEAAGRQDRMKAMIAQFRGSVSGVLDQVGDTVGQLDATATKMSEVSQTSATRADETQASCQDTTLSVQTVASAAEELSASITEISRQVSETTQIVERATEGTRSTNVKVEGLAESATKIGEVVTLIQAIAEQTNLLALNATIEAARAGEAGRGFAVVAAEVKELATQTSKATEEISAQITAIQDATQDSAKSIAEITSIMEEVNSYTGNIAGSVHEQGAATSEITQNAQKAAHGTEFVSSNMTNLSGAVQHTLGSANNVLQSAGDLAKRTDQLKAEIEQFLTNVEAA, encoded by the coding sequence ATGATCAAACGACTTTCTTCACTGAGCGTCACTGCGTCCCTTGCGTTGGCGAGCGCCGCATTGCTTACACTTTCCATGCTTGTTGTTGGCGGTATTGTCTATCAGGTGGCGGCAAATCAGGCCGAACAGACTGCAGTTGGCAAGCAAGCCGCTAACCTTCGTGTCGCTGCAACCATCATGGCGCGGGATATTGAAGGCACGAAGGTGTCCTGGAGAGGGGATGGCGACGTCCAGCGTATTGAGCTCGCGGAAATCCCAGAGTTCGCCAATCACGACATGATTGATACGATCGGGCGTATGACCGGCGAAACGGCAACTGTGTTCGCTTGGGAAGCCGATAGCCAGGATTTCTGGCGCAAGTCAACGAACATTATCAAGGGCGACGGCAATCGTGCTGTCGGGACGCCCCTTGGCAAGAAGGGTGCAGTGTATCCGGTCGTTACCAAAGGTGAAACATTCCACGGGCAGGCGACCATCCTGGGCAAAGACTACTACACTGTCTATGAGCCGATCTTTACGCCGGGCGGCGACATCATCGGTATTCTGTATGCAGGCGTGGAAAAGGCGGCGGTTCAGGCCAATGTCAGCGAGATCATGTCGCGTTTCACCATGCTCGCACTGCCGGTGGTGCTGATTGCGCTTGGTCTCTTGGTCTTCCTAATCCAGCGCCAATTGCGGCCGGTGACTGAACTTGCCTCTGTGACCGAGCAAATCGCGGAAGACAACTTGACGATCGATATTCCGTTCGCGGACCGCACTGATCAGATTGGTATCCTTGCAAATGCTCTGTCCACACTGCGCAAGAAGGCGGAAGAACGCGCCGTGTTGAGCAGTCAGCGCGAACATTCGGAAGCTGAGGCAGCTGGCCGCCAGGATCGCATGAAGGCCATGATCGCCCAGTTCAGAGGCAGTGTGTCCGGGGTTCTTGATCAAGTGGGCGATACCGTCGGTCAGTTGGATGCAACAGCCACCAAAATGTCTGAGGTTTCCCAGACCAGCGCGACACGGGCTGATGAAACTCAAGCGTCCTGTCAGGACACGACCTTGAGCGTCCAAACGGTTGCAAGCGCTGCAGAAGAGCTCTCCGCGTCGATTACAGAGATTTCTCGGCAGGTGTCTGAAACCACGCAAATTGTGGAACGGGCAACTGAGGGCACACGGTCAACCAACGTGAAGGTTGAGGGACTGGCCGAATCTGCAACGAAGATCGGCGAGGTGGTCACCCTCATTCAGGCGATTGCTGAACAGACAAACCTTCTTGCATTGAACGCGACCATCGAAGCGGCCCGTGCCGGGGAGGCCGGCAGAGGATTCGCGGTCGTTGCGGCCGAAGTAAAAGAACTTGCCACGCAGACCTCCAAGGCAACCGAAGAGATCAGCGCCCAGATCACCGCCATCCAGGATGCGACACAGGATTCGGCCAAGTCAATTGCGGAAATTACATCGATCATGGAAGAGGTGAATTCCTACACCGGGAACATCGCAGGCTCGGTTCATGAGCAAGGTGCGGCCACGAGCGAGATCACCCAGAACGCTCAGAAGGCAGCGCATGGAACCGAGTTCGTCTCGTCGAACATGACGAACCTGTCCGGCGCGGTACAGCACACACTAGGCTCTGCAAATAACGTTCTGCAATCCGCAGGGGACCTGGCCAAAAGGACGGATCAGCTGAAAGCTGAAATCGAACAGTTTCTGACGAACGTCGAAGCGGCCTAA
- a CDS encoding winged helix-turn-helix transcriptional regulator — MKVTFDPVTTILREIDRSQETSGEAPCPVRDVLDRTGDKWSVQVLLRLAPKPERFNALLRSVSGISQRMLTVTLKGLERDGLVERTVFDTRPPSVEYTLTPLGASLIEHLAALANWAIKNEPQISKNRAAYDNEAPAP, encoded by the coding sequence ATGAAAGTAACCTTCGATCCCGTGACAACGATCCTGCGGGAAATCGACCGGTCGCAAGAAACCAGTGGAGAAGCTCCCTGCCCGGTCCGAGACGTACTCGACAGGACCGGTGACAAATGGAGTGTTCAAGTCCTCTTGCGGCTCGCACCAAAACCGGAACGGTTTAATGCGCTGTTGCGGTCCGTGTCCGGAATATCGCAGCGCATGTTGACCGTGACGCTGAAAGGATTGGAACGGGATGGGCTTGTTGAACGGACAGTATTCGATACCCGTCCTCCCTCGGTCGAATACACGCTAACTCCACTCGGCGCTTCATTAATTGAGCACCTGGCAGCTTTGGCCAATTGGGCAATAAAGAACGAGCCGCAGATCTCAAAGAACCGCGCAGCATACGACAATGAGGCACCTGCGCCTTGA
- a CDS encoding YybH family protein produces the protein MEAIDELSEVREVMNTWLAAFETHDLDALMRVYHAECVYANAQSPLMQGVSEIRPWFATAFEMLDGSMMFQEEGHVITGEIAILYGKYCLKKSKGPAGTDDAGRVALVMKKDPNGAWRIVFDMDNTPPDAAPADFNKSEI, from the coding sequence ATGGAAGCAATTGATGAACTTTCCGAAGTGCGGGAGGTTATGAACACGTGGCTCGCCGCCTTTGAAACGCACGACCTGGATGCGTTGATGCGCGTTTATCACGCCGAGTGCGTTTATGCGAATGCACAGTCGCCGCTGATGCAAGGGGTTTCGGAAATACGGCCTTGGTTCGCGACAGCTTTTGAAATGCTGGACGGTTCAATGATGTTTCAGGAGGAAGGTCACGTTATTACCGGAGAGATCGCCATCCTTTATGGAAAGTATTGTCTGAAGAAGTCAAAGGGACCTGCTGGGACGGATGATGCTGGACGGGTTGCGCTGGTCATGAAGAAGGACCCGAATGGTGCTTGGCGCATTGTCTTCGACATGGACAACACTCCGCCGGACGCTGCTCCGGCTGACTTTAACAAATCGGAGATATGA
- a CDS encoding YybH family protein has product MTQMAKYPHEVGVKVGECMEAGDLEGVLSLFHPDCVICFPPEEPPKYGHEAVREIFSELIAAKPRIVNRVTGIQECGETALLQHDWRFEDAGGNLIAEGKSTEVVRRLDNGGWGFFIDCPLGPPALATNI; this is encoded by the coding sequence ATGACACAAATGGCCAAGTATCCTCATGAAGTTGGCGTGAAGGTCGGCGAATGTATGGAAGCGGGTGATTTGGAAGGGGTTCTTTCGCTATTTCACCCTGATTGCGTGATCTGTTTCCCGCCCGAGGAGCCCCCAAAGTATGGGCACGAGGCGGTCCGTGAGATTTTTTCTGAACTTATTGCGGCGAAGCCCAGGATTGTGAACCGTGTAACGGGTATCCAGGAGTGCGGGGAAACGGCGCTCCTTCAGCATGACTGGCGGTTTGAAGATGCCGGGGGGAACCTGATTGCAGAAGGGAAGTCAACGGAAGTTGTCCGCAGGCTGGACAATGGTGGTTGGGGGTTTTTCATTGATTGCCCGTTAGGGCCACCGGCACTTGCCACGAATATCTGA
- the rpmG gene encoding 50S ribosomal protein L33: MAKATTIKIKLLSTADTGFFYVTKKNSRTMTEKMVKRKYDPVAKKHVEFKEAKIK, from the coding sequence ATGGCCAAGGCGACAACAATCAAAATCAAGCTTCTGTCCACGGCGGACACCGGCTTCTTCTACGTCACCAAGAAGAACTCCCGCACAATGACCGAGAAAATGGTCAAGCGGAAGTACGACCCGGTTGCCAAGAAGCACGTTGAGTTCAAGGAAGCCAAGATTAAGTAA
- a CDS encoding NUDIX hydrolase codes for MSDSFKEKLDKDEQAGNHPYIRPKDAATLLILDRSGSGDVKLLMGRRHMRHTFMPGKFVFPGGRVDPSDSRISNVLPYHPQVEARLSEGLKNSKTAARVRAFALAAIRETYEEAGIFIGRKADTDQLRLGTGFEAFAERHVQPDLGGMRMIARAITPPQRPRRFDTRFLAIWADAIADKLPGGHGPSGELEDCAWLTFDEARQKELPLITTKILEDLETRLRQDPDLSPETPVPYYFFKKGRFEKEIL; via the coding sequence ATGAGCGATTCTTTTAAAGAAAAATTGGACAAAGATGAGCAAGCCGGAAATCACCCCTACATTCGCCCCAAAGATGCCGCGACGCTTCTGATCCTTGATCGCTCAGGCTCTGGCGACGTCAAATTGCTGATGGGCCGCCGGCACATGCGGCACACCTTCATGCCGGGAAAATTCGTGTTTCCAGGTGGTCGGGTCGATCCAAGTGATTCCCGCATCTCAAACGTTCTGCCGTACCACCCCCAAGTTGAGGCACGCCTGTCAGAGGGTCTGAAGAATTCGAAAACCGCTGCCCGCGTGCGCGCCTTTGCGCTCGCCGCCATTCGCGAGACCTACGAAGAGGCCGGCATTTTCATCGGCCGCAAGGCTGACACGGATCAACTGCGTTTGGGGACCGGATTTGAGGCCTTCGCAGAACGCCATGTTCAGCCGGACCTTGGCGGCATGCGCATGATCGCCCGCGCGATCACCCCCCCGCAGCGCCCGCGCCGCTTTGACACGCGTTTCCTGGCCATCTGGGCCGACGCCATTGCCGACAAATTGCCGGGCGGCCACGGCCCCTCCGGTGAACTGGAAGACTGCGCCTGGTTGACCTTTGACGAGGCGCGCCAGAAGGAGCTGCCGCTCATCACCACAAAGATTCTTGAGGATCTTGAGACCCGGTTGCGGCAGGATCCGGACCTCTCCCCGGAGACCCCGGTTCCTTATTACTTTTTCAAAAAGGGCCGCTTTGAAAAAGAGATTCTTTAG
- a CDS encoding DUF983 domain-containing protein produces MTVRYELNGVEETIDEAPEKLKRPLMQAMMRGAMGRCMSCGKGQLFDGFLATQDACSNCGEEFHHQRADDAPPYFTITIVGHIIIPGLLIVEMMWRPELWIHMAIWIPLTIILSLALMRPIKGALVGLQWAFYMHGFDPDAEDDLPAASPHLESPR; encoded by the coding sequence GTGACGGTCCGGTATGAATTGAACGGCGTTGAGGAGACCATCGACGAAGCGCCGGAAAAACTCAAACGTCCTCTCATGCAGGCAATGATGCGCGGCGCCATGGGCCGCTGCATGTCCTGTGGCAAAGGTCAGCTTTTCGATGGATTTCTGGCAACCCAGGATGCTTGCAGCAATTGCGGCGAAGAGTTCCACCATCAGCGCGCAGACGATGCCCCGCCCTATTTCACGATCACGATCGTTGGCCACATCATCATTCCGGGCCTTTTGATCGTAGAAATGATGTGGCGGCCGGAACTCTGGATCCACATGGCCATCTGGATCCCGCTGACCATCATTTTGTCTTTAGCCCTAATGCGACCTATCAAGGGTGCTTTGGTGGGGCTACAGTGGGCGTTCTACATGCATGGATTTGATCCGGATGCAGAAGATGACCTGCCCGCTGCATCCCCCCACCTTGAAAGCCCGAGATGA